From the Alkalibacter rhizosphaerae genome, one window contains:
- a CDS encoding nitroreductase family protein, with amino-acid sequence MNFLHLAKKRYSCRLYKDLPVEKEKLEYVLEAGRVAPTAKNLQPHRVLVLQKKENLEKLSEAARIYDAPVALVVCKDKNDSWVRPLDGKEHGDVDASIVTDHMMLAATEQGLQSVWICFFDAVRLKENFSLPENLEPVNILVMGYGADEPKSELRHKEMRRPLEETFYFESFGEVKS; translated from the coding sequence ATGAATTTTTTACATTTGGCAAAGAAACGATATTCCTGCAGACTCTACAAAGATCTGCCGGTGGAAAAAGAGAAGTTGGAGTATGTGTTGGAAGCCGGTCGGGTCGCTCCCACGGCAAAAAATCTGCAACCCCATCGTGTTTTGGTCCTGCAAAAGAAAGAAAATCTGGAGAAATTGTCGGAAGCGGCACGGATCTACGACGCTCCTGTGGCCTTGGTGGTGTGTAAAGACAAAAACGATTCCTGGGTCCGTCCCCTGGATGGAAAGGAACACGGAGACGTGGACGCTTCCATCGTCACGGATCACATGATGCTTGCCGCCACAGAACAGGGATTGCAATCGGTTTGGATCTGTTTCTTTGATGCCGTCCGGTTGAAGGAAAATTTTTCCTTGCCGGAAAATTTGGAACCGGTGAATATCCTGGTAATGGGCTATGGTGCCGACGAACCCAAATCAGAGCTGCGACACAAGGAAATGCGCCGGCCCTTGGAAGAGACCTTTTACTTTGAATCTTTTGGGGAGGTGAAATCATGA
- a CDS encoding flavin reductase family protein: MTSLFQDDLNTAMESMAKGGAFLTVSDGERTNTMTIGWGYVGHQWQMPVFVALVRKSRYTYEILEKGTEFTVSIPVLGTMKKALGICGTTSGRDGNKFEKAELTLSPGKTVGVPVIAGCGNYMECRIVYRQDMVPSQLDPALREVHYEKKNNDYHTLYFGEILQSY, from the coding sequence ATGACAAGCTTGTTTCAAGACGACCTGAACACAGCCATGGAATCCATGGCCAAAGGCGGCGCCTTTTTAACGGTTTCCGATGGAGAACGGACCAACACCATGACCATCGGCTGGGGCTATGTGGGGCATCAGTGGCAGATGCCGGTTTTTGTGGCATTGGTACGCAAATCCCGCTATACCTATGAGATCCTGGAAAAAGGAACGGAATTCACGGTCAGCATCCCCGTACTGGGTACCATGAAAAAAGCCTTGGGGATCTGCGGAACAACATCCGGTCGGGACGGCAACAAGTTTGAAAAGGCGGAGTTGACCCTTTCACCCGGTAAAACCGTAGGTGTTCCGGTCATCGCCGGTTGCGGCAACTATATGGAATGCCGAATCGTTTACCGACAGGATATGGTCCCTTCCCAACTGGATCCTGCGCTGCGGGAAGTCCATTATGAGAAAAAGAACAACGACTACCACACCCTCTACTTTGGGGAGATCCTGCAAAGCTACTAA
- a CDS encoding rhodanese-like domain-containing protein, with the protein MKKNLFLGLLIAILVAVVVSGCSSESKPMYVDISAKDAKELLDNNPDVVVIDVSPNYDQGHIPGAINYYLGDGSLDEAISTLDKSKTYLIYCHVDSVAIAGAEKLIEAGFEKVYRLEGNYSAWVEEGYPVEK; encoded by the coding sequence ATGAAAAAAAATTTATTTTTAGGTTTATTAATCGCCATTTTGGTTGCGGTTGTTGTCTCAGGATGTTCTTCTGAGTCTAAACCAATGTATGTAGATATTTCAGCAAAAGATGCTAAAGAATTGCTTGATAATAATCCTGACGTCGTAGTCATTGATGTATCACCCAATTATGATCAAGGTCACATTCCTGGAGCAATAAACTATTACTTGGGCGATGGTTCATTAGATGAAGCAATTTCTACGCTTGATAAAAGCAAAACCTACCTGATCTACTGCCATGTAGACAGTGTGGCAATTGCTGGCGCTGAAAAGCTAATAGAAGCCGGCTTTGAAAAAGTATACAGACTGGAAGGAAATTATTCTGCTTGGGTCGAGGAAGGATATCCAGTAGAAAAGTAG
- a CDS encoding MoaD/ThiS family protein yields MRVVVKHLGIPLEGLDKEPFELDLEEGDTIRDLVDQLMKQHPHLTPKHFQTTSFMIDGKKADYKSILKDNERVLLMRILGGG; encoded by the coding sequence ATGAGAGTCGTCGTCAAACATTTGGGCATACCTTTGGAAGGATTGGACAAGGAACCTTTTGAATTGGACCTGGAAGAAGGAGATACCATACGAGATCTTGTGGATCAACTAATGAAACAACACCCTCATCTGACTCCGAAACACTTTCAAACCACCAGTTTTATGATCGACGGGAAAAAAGCGGATTATAAAAGCATCCTTAAAGACAATGAAAGAGTTTTGTTGATGCGCATACTGGGTGGAGGATGA
- the larC gene encoding nickel pincer cofactor biosynthesis protein LarC: MRIIYYDCFSGISGDMNLGAMVDLGMDGEYLVGELNKLSIRDSFHVWFEKQQKHGITGTKAHVDQLKHEHAHRHLLDIEEIIDDSTLNQRVRETAKGMFRLLAEAEGKVHGKTPEAIHFHEVGAVDSIVDIVGAAICFDYWNVDQVLASPVQVGGGFVQCAHGLMPVPAPATAALLEGIPIRSGLVDGETTTPTGAVILAYGADRFVDSLQMDVKGVGYGLGTKDFQIPNVLRVYLAEVEEGVQEEAQLMIEANLDDMNPEYYSFVEERLFDAGALDVFKTPIIMKKGRPGVKLSVLCETSNKDIMTELIFTHTTTLGVRTYPVGKVMMERKMIQAETIWGRVDVKVGIYKGKPIKHKPEYEQCAAIAKENNLDLIRVYDEVNKQLEGKYDRTK, from the coding sequence ATGAGGATAATATATTATGATTGTTTTAGTGGAATCAGCGGTGACATGAACCTGGGAGCCATGGTGGACCTGGGGATGGATGGAGAATATCTGGTAGGTGAATTGAACAAACTCTCCATTCGGGACTCTTTTCATGTATGGTTTGAAAAACAACAGAAACACGGCATCACCGGCACCAAGGCCCACGTGGATCAACTCAAGCACGAACACGCCCATCGTCATTTGCTGGACATTGAAGAGATCATTGATGACAGCACCCTGAACCAACGTGTTCGGGAAACGGCGAAAGGCATGTTTCGTCTTCTTGCGGAGGCAGAAGGAAAAGTCCATGGAAAAACGCCGGAGGCCATCCATTTCCATGAAGTGGGAGCCGTCGATTCCATCGTCGACATCGTTGGAGCGGCCATTTGCTTTGATTACTGGAATGTGGATCAGGTGCTGGCTTCCCCGGTTCAAGTAGGAGGCGGCTTTGTGCAATGCGCCCATGGTTTGATGCCGGTTCCTGCACCGGCAACGGCAGCCTTGCTGGAAGGGATCCCCATACGATCCGGACTGGTGGATGGAGAAACGACGACGCCTACGGGAGCAGTCATATTGGCATATGGGGCTGACCGATTTGTAGATTCTTTGCAAATGGATGTCAAGGGAGTCGGTTATGGTTTGGGAACGAAGGATTTTCAGATTCCCAACGTCCTTCGGGTTTATCTGGCAGAAGTGGAAGAAGGAGTGCAGGAAGAAGCCCAGTTGATGATCGAAGCCAACCTGGACGATATGAATCCGGAATATTATTCCTTTGTGGAAGAACGACTCTTTGATGCCGGTGCCTTGGATGTGTTCAAAACGCCCATCATCATGAAAAAGGGCAGGCCGGGAGTGAAATTGAGCGTCCTATGTGAGACATCCAATAAAGATATCATGACAGAATTGATCTTCACCCATACTACCACCCTGGGAGTGCGGACTTATCCGGTGGGAAAAGTCATGATGGAGCGAAAAATGATTCAAGCGGAGACCATCTGGGGAAGAGTGGATGTAAAAGTAGGGATCTATAAAGGAAAACCCATCAAGCACAAGCCGGAATACGAACAATGCGCCGCCATTGCAAAAGAGAACAATCTTGATCTGATTCGGGTGTACGATGAAGTAAACAAGCAATTGGAGGGGAAGTATGACCGAACGAAATAA
- the larB gene encoding nickel pincer cofactor biosynthesis protein LarB: MDKKRLEQLLEEIQSGKTSVEEGVRALEDLPYKELGYATIDNHRELRNGYPEVIYCQGKTPEQVQGIVKYMMSQGNNILATRAGKEMYRKVREVCNHAHYNELGRTITIINHEPETTESYIAIVAAGTSDLPVVEEAYETALILGNQVEKITDVGVAGLHRLMSKMDRIRGAKVVVVIAGMEGALASVIGGMVDKPVIAVPTSVGYGANFGGLAALLAMLNSCASGVSVVNIDNGFGAAYNASIINKL, from the coding sequence ATGGATAAAAAACGATTGGAGCAGCTGCTGGAGGAGATCCAGTCCGGCAAGACCAGCGTGGAAGAAGGGGTCCGGGCTTTGGAAGACCTTCCTTACAAAGAACTGGGATATGCCACCATCGACAATCATCGGGAACTGAGAAACGGATACCCGGAGGTGATCTATTGCCAAGGGAAAACCCCGGAACAGGTCCAGGGCATCGTCAAATACATGATGAGTCAAGGAAACAACATCCTGGCCACCCGTGCCGGCAAGGAGATGTACCGGAAGGTCCGGGAAGTGTGCAATCATGCTCATTACAATGAACTGGGAAGGACCATCACCATAATAAATCATGAACCGGAAACGACGGAAAGCTACATTGCCATCGTAGCAGCGGGAACTTCCGATCTTCCGGTGGTGGAGGAGGCCTATGAAACAGCCTTGATCTTGGGAAATCAGGTGGAAAAAATCACCGATGTGGGAGTGGCCGGGCTCCATCGCCTGATGTCAAAAATGGACCGGATCCGCGGTGCCAAGGTGGTGGTGGTCATTGCAGGCATGGAAGGGGCATTGGCCAGTGTCATCGGCGGCATGGTGGACAAACCGGTCATAGCCGTACCCACCAGCGTGGGCTACGGTGCCAATTTCGGCGGACTGGCAGCTCTATTGGCCATGCTAAACAGCTGCGCCAGCGGCGTCAGCGTGGTCAATATCGACAACGGATTTGGCGCGGCGTACAATGCCAGCATCATCAACAAGCTGTAA
- a CDS encoding Ppx/GppA phosphatase family protein — MIYALIDIGSNTMRMNMYKCENNTIHLLFGTKEPAGLAGYVDYGVLSQKGIDKAISVLRSFQGIVSNFQVDQLYVFATASLRNIANSNAALKQIKKATELEIDLLSGEDEAILDFIGAIKVTDMDDGIVVDIGGGSTEIVTFKERQIINAASIPIGSLNLYKHWVEGLLPTKEEQKKIKREINKELDLMEDMMIDSYDSICGVGGTIRGARKLNNAAYDLPDANGLLEVKKIKKVLKRLGKDDRDAVDQILKVVPDRVHTIIPGMMILKEVAKRFEAKDIHVSQYGVREGYLYDKVLKEKVLDV, encoded by the coding sequence ATGATCTATGCACTCATCGATATCGGATCCAATACCATGCGAATGAATATGTACAAATGCGAAAACAATACCATCCATCTATTGTTCGGAACCAAGGAACCGGCTGGATTGGCTGGTTATGTTGACTACGGAGTTCTAAGCCAAAAGGGGATCGACAAGGCTATTTCTGTTCTTCGGTCTTTTCAAGGCATCGTTTCCAATTTTCAAGTGGATCAGCTTTATGTGTTTGCCACAGCATCTCTGAGAAACATCGCCAACAGCAACGCTGCATTGAAGCAGATCAAAAAAGCCACTGAGTTGGAGATCGACCTATTGTCCGGCGAAGATGAGGCCATCCTGGACTTTATCGGAGCCATCAAAGTGACGGATATGGACGACGGCATTGTAGTGGATATCGGTGGTGGAAGTACGGAGATCGTTACATTCAAGGAACGGCAGATCATCAATGCAGCAAGCATCCCCATTGGATCGTTGAATCTCTACAAGCATTGGGTGGAGGGGTTGCTCCCGACCAAGGAAGAACAAAAGAAAATAAAGAGGGAGATCAACAAGGAATTGGATCTTATGGAGGACATGATGATCGATTCCTATGATTCCATCTGCGGCGTGGGCGGAACCATTCGGGGTGCCAGAAAACTGAACAATGCCGCCTACGATCTACCTGATGCCAACGGATTGTTGGAAGTGAAAAAAATCAAGAAGGTACTCAAGCGTCTCGGCAAAGACGACCGGGATGCAGTGGATCAAATCCTAAAGGTGGTGCCGGATCGGGTCCATACCATCATACCGGGGATGATGATCCTTAAGGAGGTGGCAAAACGCTTTGAAGCGAAAGACATTCATGTGAGCCAATACGGAGTACGGGAAGGTTATTTGTATGACAAGGTGTTGAAGGAGAAGGTGCTCGATGTCTAA
- a CDS encoding aldehyde ferredoxin oxidoreductase family protein codes for MIGGYAGKLLFVDLTKGTMTEESVSEDLAYKYVGGYGIGAKILYERMPAGTDPLGPESMLGFMTGPSNGTKAFFGGRYTVVHKSPVTGGWNDANSGGYFGPELKKAGYDGVFFSGISEKPVYLYINDGKAELRDAAHLWGKDAKETWELLKEETGEPRLRISAIGPSGEKVGLISCPINDGHRAPGRGGTGAVMGSKKLKAIAVRGTGNVPVADPEKITAINKRFAEGMKGNPGAQGFGTYGTGVGTGASALNGDSPVKNWGGVGIVDFGEESAEKVAATTFDAKYKTKKYACSTCPLGCGAEYEVNDGRWPLGPTERPEYETAAAFGSTLLCDEMDVIFKCNEICNRYGMDTISAGMTVAWAMECYNNGILSKEELDGIDLTWGNGEAIVALTQKMADGEGVGAVLLNGSAFAAKHFGKGEEYLQTASGIELPMHDPRLAPGFARTYQYDPTPGRHVKGGLGLAQMNNAPIGDKYDYSDTGFLDTRMTSSTEITNSGGFCLFMSVAGDPATQNEYLEAIFGKPFGPEIADETGLRILNLRQAFNIREGILRKDMSIPSRSVGKPPLTAGPLEGVTVDNERLGENFFEHVGWDKETGKPSKEVLEQLGLDFVAEDLYK; via the coding sequence ATGATAGGCGGTTATGCAGGGAAATTGCTTTTTGTAGACTTGACAAAAGGCACCATGACGGAAGAATCAGTTTCAGAAGACTTGGCATACAAGTACGTAGGCGGTTACGGAATCGGTGCCAAGATCTTGTACGAAAGGATGCCGGCAGGAACGGATCCCTTGGGACCGGAGAGCATGCTTGGATTTATGACCGGACCATCCAACGGCACCAAGGCCTTCTTTGGCGGAAGATATACGGTGGTGCACAAATCACCTGTTACCGGGGGTTGGAACGATGCAAACTCCGGTGGATATTTTGGCCCGGAATTGAAAAAAGCGGGATATGACGGCGTATTCTTCAGCGGTATTTCTGAAAAACCCGTTTATTTGTATATCAATGACGGTAAAGCGGAACTTCGGGATGCGGCTCATTTATGGGGCAAGGATGCCAAGGAAACCTGGGAGCTCCTGAAGGAAGAAACGGGAGAACCGCGACTTCGGATCAGCGCCATCGGACCTTCCGGTGAAAAAGTGGGACTGATCTCCTGTCCCATCAATGACGGCCATCGAGCTCCAGGCCGCGGTGGCACCGGTGCAGTCATGGGTTCCAAGAAACTGAAAGCTATTGCCGTACGCGGTACGGGAAATGTTCCCGTTGCGGACCCTGAAAAGATCACGGCGATCAATAAAAGGTTTGCGGAAGGCATGAAAGGTAACCCGGGAGCCCAGGGTTTTGGAACGTATGGAACCGGTGTTGGAACTGGTGCATCCGCGCTGAACGGGGACTCCCCTGTTAAAAACTGGGGTGGCGTCGGTATTGTGGACTTTGGTGAAGAAAGTGCGGAAAAGGTGGCAGCGACTACTTTTGATGCAAAATATAAGACCAAGAAATACGCATGCTCCACTTGTCCCTTGGGATGCGGGGCAGAATATGAAGTAAACGACGGGCGCTGGCCGCTTGGACCAACGGAACGACCGGAATATGAAACAGCGGCAGCTTTTGGATCCACGCTTCTCTGTGACGAAATGGATGTCATTTTCAAATGCAATGAGATCTGCAATCGCTATGGAATGGACACCATTTCCGCCGGCATGACAGTGGCTTGGGCCATGGAATGCTACAACAATGGTATTTTAAGCAAGGAAGAACTGGACGGCATCGATCTGACTTGGGGAAATGGTGAAGCCATCGTCGCATTGACCCAGAAGATGGCCGACGGCGAAGGCGTGGGAGCGGTCCTGCTCAACGGTTCCGCATTTGCAGCCAAGCATTTCGGCAAAGGGGAAGAATACCTGCAGACGGCTTCCGGCATCGAGTTGCCCATGCATGATCCCCGACTGGCTCCTGGGTTTGCAAGAACATACCAGTATGATCCAACACCTGGTCGTCACGTAAAAGGGGGACTTGGTCTGGCACAGATGAACAACGCACCCATTGGAGACAAATACGACTACAGCGATACAGGATTCTTGGATACCCGGATGACGTCCAGTACAGAGATCACCAATAGTGGGGGATTCTGTCTCTTCATGAGCGTGGCGGGAGATCCGGCGACCCAGAATGAGTATCTGGAAGCCATCTTCGGAAAACCGTTTGGTCCGGAGATCGCCGATGAGACAGGGCTTCGAATTTTGAACCTTCGACAAGCTTTCAACATTCGGGAAGGGATCCTTCGAAAAGACATGTCCATCCCCAGCAGATCTGTTGGTAAACCTCCATTGACGGCCGGTCCTCTGGAAGGGGTCACTGTAGACAACGAGCGTCTGGGTGAAAACTTCTTTGAACACGTAGGATGGGACAAGGAAACTGGAAAACCGAGCAAGGAAGTATTGGAACAACTCGGTCTGGATTTTGTTGCCGAAGATCTTTATAAGTAA
- the ppk1 gene encoding polyphosphate kinase 1 — MSKNAWTYDTSYTQNRELSWLRFNQRVMEEAEDPTVPLLERLKFLAIFNSNLDEFFMIRVGSLLDLSHIKKDTYDNKTGWTPKEQLQLVFRGVRPLYEQRDLLYEQLKKSFHDEGIHLMTMEGLDGSQKKRAAEAFRKNILPLLSPQIIDAHHPFPHLWNKALYITANVKYKGQEPTMGIVPVPAVLPGLLELPGEGICFIRSELVILHYLEEVFPGYEVADACIVTVTRNADIHPEDEAFDFDQDFRNHMKQILKKRSKLAPVRLEVEGKLEKRQSKLLLQRLDITEEQVYSFNAPISMHWTNDWKDKLPAGLVDKWTYESFESAMPSAYQPKESMLLQVQRKDMLLFFPYDSMEPFIHLLKESVNSSKVQSIKITIYRLAPNSRIIEYLSEAAENGKEVTVLIELRARFDEKNNIAWAERLEEAGCKVIYGVNDCKVHSKICLITMVDKGKISHITQIGTGNYNEQTAKLYTDLSLLTADAGIGRDAAEFFKNMSIANLGGTYKHLLVAPEHFQKPLLELIDEEIKKTRQGSQGKILFKMNSLTEREIIDKLSQASNAGVEIILMIRGICCLLPGIPGKTENIRVVSIVGRFLEHPRIYCFGSGKSAKLYISSADLMTRNMHRRVEIGCPVLDSDCRKRIVHILEAGLKDNVKSRELNSAGIYKRPNGPDNVQKPWDSQNFFMKEAASAKRKSPRKKRSKKVTKWKIFKHLLKKWVKQTWSLL, encoded by the coding sequence ATGTCTAAGAATGCATGGACTTATGATACCAGTTACACCCAAAATCGGGAATTGTCCTGGCTTCGGTTCAACCAACGGGTCATGGAAGAAGCGGAGGATCCTACGGTACCCCTGTTGGAAAGGCTCAAATTTTTGGCCATTTTCAACAGCAACCTGGATGAGTTTTTCATGATCCGGGTCGGAAGCTTGTTGGATCTGTCCCACATAAAAAAGGATACCTATGACAACAAAACTGGCTGGACGCCAAAGGAACAGCTCCAGCTGGTCTTTCGAGGGGTGCGCCCCCTGTATGAACAAAGGGATCTATTGTATGAGCAGCTCAAAAAATCCTTTCATGACGAGGGGATCCATCTGATGACCATGGAAGGACTGGATGGAAGCCAAAAGAAACGAGCGGCCGAAGCTTTTCGAAAAAACATCCTTCCTCTACTGTCGCCTCAGATCATTGACGCTCATCACCCTTTTCCTCATCTTTGGAACAAGGCTTTGTACATCACAGCCAATGTGAAATACAAAGGCCAGGAACCCACCATGGGAATCGTTCCTGTTCCGGCTGTTTTACCGGGATTGCTGGAACTGCCGGGGGAAGGAATTTGTTTTATTCGCTCGGAACTGGTGATCCTTCATTACCTGGAAGAGGTCTTCCCGGGTTACGAAGTGGCGGATGCCTGTATCGTGACCGTCACCAGAAACGCGGACATTCATCCGGAAGATGAAGCATTTGACTTTGACCAGGATTTTCGAAATCACATGAAGCAAATTTTGAAAAAGAGATCCAAGCTTGCGCCGGTTCGCCTGGAAGTGGAGGGAAAACTGGAAAAACGTCAAAGCAAGCTTCTATTGCAGCGATTGGACATAACGGAAGAGCAGGTCTATTCTTTTAACGCTCCCATATCCATGCATTGGACCAATGATTGGAAGGACAAGCTACCCGCTGGTCTGGTGGATAAATGGACCTACGAGTCCTTTGAATCTGCAATGCCATCGGCCTACCAGCCGAAGGAGTCCATGTTGCTTCAGGTGCAAAGAAAAGACATGTTGCTGTTTTTTCCCTATGACAGCATGGAGCCTTTCATCCATCTTTTGAAAGAAAGTGTCAACTCCAGCAAGGTCCAATCCATAAAGATCACCATTTATCGCTTGGCGCCCAACTCCAGGATCATCGAATACTTGTCGGAAGCGGCGGAAAACGGCAAGGAAGTAACGGTCCTTATCGAGTTGCGGGCTCGATTCGATGAAAAAAACAACATCGCATGGGCGGAACGTCTGGAAGAGGCAGGATGCAAAGTCATCTATGGCGTCAACGACTGCAAGGTCCATTCCAAAATATGCTTGATCACCATGGTGGATAAAGGCAAAATATCCCACATCACACAGATCGGGACAGGCAACTACAACGAGCAGACAGCGAAACTTTATACGGATCTGAGTTTGCTGACGGCTGACGCCGGCATCGGGCGAGATGCTGCCGAGTTTTTTAAAAATATGTCCATCGCCAACCTGGGTGGGACCTACAAACATTTGCTGGTGGCACCGGAACATTTTCAAAAACCGCTGCTGGAATTGATCGATGAGGAGATCAAAAAAACACGACAGGGATCCCAGGGCAAAATTTTGTTCAAAATGAATTCCCTGACAGAGCGGGAGATCATCGACAAGTTGTCCCAAGCAAGCAATGCAGGGGTGGAGATCATATTGATGATCCGGGGCATTTGCTGTTTGTTGCCGGGGATCCCCGGCAAAACAGAAAACATTCGAGTTGTAAGCATTGTGGGACGATTTTTGGAACATCCCAGGATCTATTGCTTTGGATCGGGGAAAAGTGCAAAGCTATACATCTCTTCGGCAGATCTGATGACCAGAAACATGCATCGTCGAGTGGAGATCGGTTGTCCCGTATTGGATTCGGATTGCAGAAAAAGGATCGTTCACATTTTGGAGGCGGGACTCAAGGACAATGTGAAAAGCCGTGAACTGAACAGCGCGGGGATCTATAAAAGACCCAATGGACCCGATAATGTACAAAAACCATGGGACAGCCAGAATTTCTTCATGAAGGAAGCCGCATCAGCAAAGAGAAAAAGTCCTCGAAAAAAAAGAAGTAAAAAAGTGACAAAGTGGAAGATTTTTAAACACCTCTTGAAGAAATGGGTGAAACAGACCTGGAGTCTGTTATAA
- the larE gene encoding ATP-dependent sacrificial sulfur transferase LarE: MTERNKYEKLLQELKEMKRAVVAFSGGVDSTFLLHAAKEAMGEGLTAVTIVSPYIPKWEVEEAKAWTEKLGIHHEFIHTGIVEEIRYNPVDRCYLCKRAIFSKILEYAKSKGIPYVLDGTNVDDLSDYRPGLRALEELKVVSPLKDNGITKDEIRRLSKEMELETWNKPAYACLLTRVPYNTELKEEDFVKIEKAEVFLMKLGFPAIRVRTHGDVARIEVPSDQRRRFFDEALLDQVAAGIKKMGFSFVALDLEGYKMGSFRPENEQDGKGVHHG, from the coding sequence ATGACCGAACGAAATAAATATGAGAAGCTATTGCAAGAATTAAAAGAAATGAAACGGGCGGTGGTGGCTTTTTCCGGAGGTGTGGACAGTACTTTTTTGCTCCATGCCGCCAAGGAGGCCATGGGAGAAGGATTGACGGCCGTCACCATCGTTTCTCCATACATTCCCAAATGGGAGGTGGAGGAGGCGAAGGCCTGGACCGAGAAACTGGGCATACACCATGAGTTCATCCATACGGGGATCGTGGAAGAAATTCGATACAATCCGGTGGATCGGTGTTACCTGTGCAAGCGGGCCATCTTTTCGAAGATCCTGGAGTATGCCAAAAGCAAGGGGATCCCCTACGTGCTGGACGGCACCAACGTAGACGACCTGTCCGATTATCGACCGGGACTTCGGGCCCTGGAAGAGCTGAAGGTGGTCAGTCCCTTGAAGGACAATGGGATCACCAAAGATGAAATACGAAGACTCTCCAAAGAGATGGAGTTGGAAACCTGGAACAAACCAGCCTATGCATGCTTGTTGACCAGGGTCCCTTATAATACAGAACTCAAGGAAGAAGACTTTGTCAAGATTGAAAAAGCGGAAGTGTTTTTGATGAAACTGGGATTTCCGGCCATTCGGGTCCGCACCCATGGGGATGTGGCCCGCATCGAAGTTCCTTCCGACCAGAGGCGCCGTTTCTTTGATGAAGCATTGCTGGACCAGGTCGCAGCAGGCATCAAAAAAATGGGATTTTCTTTTGTCGCATTAGATCTGGAAGGATATAAAATGGGAAGTTTTCGACCGGAAAACGAACAGGATGGGAAAGGAGTTCACCATGGATAA